Proteins encoded by one window of Brienomyrus brachyistius isolate T26 chromosome 1, BBRACH_0.4, whole genome shotgun sequence:
- the dph2 gene encoding 2-(3-amino-3-carboxypropyl)histidine synthase subunit 2, with product MSVAFSSDGSHAIQKSLTVDLVVRATKAESLEESYQIKETCDFIQENNFNKVALQFPDNLLVDSIQIATRLQETTGAKLYILGDTSYGSCCVDEVAAEHAGAQCIVHYGRACLSPSRRLPLIYVFGKRPVDPFRCAIAFQELYPDRQSHVVVLYDVVYSHIIDDLLKLLQPEYVNVIASILNVDGVVCKSYGQILRQAEDTGHTEAESALYGDRLVHKYGRKFILKEGCSIEDYSIFYVGQEGVTLTNFMMTWNKCSFCSFDPETMVGRLERININKALMKRYYLIEKAKDASIVGILVGTLGVANYLNIIDQLKKIIHKAGKKSYMFAMGKLNVAKLANFLEIDIFVLVACPENSLLDSSEFYRPVVTPFEMEIACNNQREWTGDYIIDFRDLLPGACSHIECSDVNEDDGETTDVSLITGALRSYGFSSLEPKDAVPGSAVVQKNQSLMLAHANTAASFLSGRSWQGLDQKLGETPVVKAVEGRRGIAIAYEEEGSSR from the exons ATGTCAGTTGCTTTCAGCAGTGATGGCTCTCATGCCATCCAGAAAAGCCTCACTGTGGACTTGGTGGTCAGGGCCACCAAGGCAGAGAGCCTTGAAGAAAGCTACCAGATTAAGGAGACCTGTGATTTCATCCAGGAGAACAATTTCAATAAG GTAGCACTGCAGTTCCCAGACAATTTGTTAGTGGATTCCATTCAAATAGCAACCAGGCTTCAGGAAACTACTGGTGCAAAGCTATATATTCTTGGAGACACTTCATATGGCAG CTGCTGTGTGGACGAGGTCGCCGCCGAGCACGCTGGGGCTCAGTGCATTGTGCATTACGGACGGGCCTGTCTCAGTCCGTCGCGAAGGCTGCCCCTCATCTATGTGTTTGGAAAGAGGCCCGTTGACCCTTTCAGATGTGCCATCGCCTTCCAAGAGCTTTACCCTGACCGTCAGAGCCACGTGGTTGTCCTCTATGATGTCGTCTATTCTCACATCATAG ATGATCTTTTGAAGCTCCTGCAGCCCGAATATGTAAATGTGATCGCTTCAATCCTAAATGTGGATGGTGTGGTCTGCAAAAGTTATGGACAGATACTTAGGCAAGCCGAAGACACTGGACACACAGAAGCTGAATCAGCCCTATATGGTGACAGGCTTGTTCATAAATATGGCCGAAAGTTCATCCTAAAGGAAGGATGCAGTATTGAGGACTACAGCATTTTTTATGTGGGACAAGAGGGGGTCACCCTAACAAACTTTATGATGACCTGGAACAAGTGCTCTTTCTGCTCATTCGACCCTGAGACAATGGTAGGGAGGCTTGAGAGAATCAACATTAACAAAGCTTTGATGAAGCGATACTACCTGATTGAAAAAGCAAAGGATGCCAGCATTGTAGGCATTCTGGTTGGCACGCTTGGTGTGGCTAACTACCTAAATATTATTgaccagttaaaaaaaataattcacaAAGCTGGTAAGAAGAGCTACATGTTTGCCATGGGCAAACTGAATGTGGCTAAGCTGGCAAACTTCCTGGAGATTGACATATTCGTGCTGGTGGCTTGCCCAGAGAACTCCTTGTTGGATTCCAGCGAATTCTATCGCCCAGTGGTGACACCCTTCGAAATGGAGATTGCCTGCAACAACCAACGAGAGTGGACAGGGGATTACATAATAGACTTTCGGGATCTGTTGCCTG GAGCTTGCAGCCATATAGAGTGCAGTGACGTCAATGAAGATGACGGCGAGACAACTGATGTGTCGCTCATCACTGGAGCTCTACGATCTTATGGTTTCTCTTCCCTGGAGCCAAAGGACGCTGTGCCTGGATCAGCTGTGGTGCAGAAGAACCAAAGCCTGATGCTGGCACATGCAAACacagcag CCTCATTCTTATCTGGCCGGAGCTGGCAGGGGCTGGATCAGAAACTAGGAGAAACGCCAGTGGTGAAGGCggtggagggaaggagaggaatcGCCATTGCCTATGAAG